GGCAAGTGCAAGAAGGCGTCATGCAGTATATGGCCATCAACCGTCAAGGCGGTGTGGTTGAAGGTAAGGATATTCCTAATGATGCGGTCATCGAAAATGAACGCTGTTTCATTAAGCAAGGTCATGAATATGTAGATATCGCTACTCTAAATGCTGAACGAAAAAGTGAGCTCAATGAAAACGATATTATTAAAGAGCGTCACCTGCCATCTGGCGCAAAAATATATGACCCTAAAACCAAATCAAGCAGTAGCAATGACTCAAATCCTAGCAACGGCTTTGTGAAAGTTGGCAGTAAGTTTGTCAATGTAAACAATCTTCCCATTGACCTTGTGAAATCGGTCAACCCGTTTCATGACGCGTATGAAGTCCTCTCTAGAACCGTCGATAAAGAAGTACTACAAACAATTAATGACGTCGTGCATGCCAGCCGTTCTACCGTCACTGAGGCCGAAGCGGTACTGATGTGGCCAAAGATAGTTGCTTTTATCAAGAGTAAAGGTCGTCAGCCGAATAGAAACTCAGAAGACGCTATCGAGCGGCGCATGACTGAAGTTATCTCCTATGTTAGAAACCAAAAAGCCAAGCGAGAAGCCAATAGTCATGATTAAACTCGATGATATCTATCAAAGTCGTGAGTACAAAACACTAGACGATATTTTTTCTAACGACAGTACGGGGCTATTAGATGATATAAAGCCCATTACTAAAAGCTCAGCGAACAATAGTGTTTTGACCCAGCAGTTTAACGATATAAACAATTTTCTTGATAAGCATGGACGTTTTCCCAGTAGCAGTGCCAGCGATATCAATGAAAAAATACTCGCCCGACTGTTAACCACGATACAGGCTAACAACTCAAGTTCTCAAGAATTGTTTGGCTTAGACAAGCATGGTTTATTGGCCACTCAAAATACTACTTCCACCCTACCTGAACAGCCGATACTTTCAGATATAAACGTGAGCAATGAAGAAGATAATACTGCTAAGAAGCAAGCTCCTATTAAAGAAACTGAGGCTGTAATCGAAGCGGTTAGCGAGCCACCTGTTATTAACAGTTTAGACGATATCTTTAATAGCGATGACCTAGGAATTTTTGACAATATTCACTCTGAAATCTTAGTCAATGACCATCAGAGCAATACACGTGCCAGCTACGATCAATATAATGACGAAGATATAGCCAGCCGGTTCGAATGTAAGGACTTTTATAAATTTGAAGCGACGTTTGAGCGCATATCTAAAGCCATTCAAACGGGTGCTTTTACTAAAACTAACTTTTCATCAGTGAAAGCAATCAACATCGGCAGTGTCTTTGTTTTAAATGGCATGCTTTGCTATGTGGCTAATATTTATAAAGCAGAGGCTAGAAAGAATGTTCGTAGCCAGGAGAGACTACGCTTAATCTTCTCTAATGGTACAGAGTCGAATATGCTCACTTATTCATTGGCTACCGCACAGTATAAATATGAAAACAGCTACCAGCTATTAATCACTGATCCTGACTGGATGGATGATGAACTGGCCAAAAAATTTGGCGATGATCGGCAACTTACTGGAGTCATTTATGTTGCCAAGCTGACTGAAACCCCAAACACCTTGGCGCACTATAAACACCTTCATAAAGTTGGTTTCTCAACCCTTACAGGTGAGGCGCGAACCAAGCACTCAGTTAGGGATACCGCATTCCTGCAGCAACCTGTAGATATTATTGCTGAGTGGCAGGTTTATGATGCCAATGCTCGGAGCGTGGAGGGTGTACTACATGCCTTCTTCTATGATCAAAGAGTCAAAGTATCATTAAAAGCAGCAAACGATAACCTCTACAAGGCGACAGAATGGTTCAATGTTCCGCTTGATGAGATTGAGAAAGCCATTAATCTGGTTATTGCAGGAGATATTAAAAACTATCGGATGGATGGTGCAGCTGGCAAGGTTGTACCGAATTAGAAATTTACTGTAGACACAAAGTACGTTTGATTTTCAACATGCTTTAGTCACAAATTTAATAACTAACCGATGTATGATTTTGCTACAAACAAAGGAGACTGGATATATTTTTCCCCTTTACCTATAACCTATACTCAAAACAATCTATTAGAGTCAAAAGATGAAGACAAGCCAACCCAAACCAAACCTTGATCCCGAAATCGTAACAGACATTGCCAAAGCCATTATCTTAACCTTAAAATCACGTTAAGACAAAGTAATCAGAGGTAGGCGTGCATCGTTTGCCTTTTTTGTACTGGCACGTATCAGCACTGGTATCATCAAACACACTAAATGGAGGTTTTATTCATGAAACGACACTCAGTAATAAGTCAGATAGGCGTTAGCATTGTTTTCTCTATGGCTGCAACATTTTCAAATGCCGCCCTTGAATGTAAAGACGTTAAGTATGGCAATGATGACTATCACGACAATATGGCAGCCCTAGCGATAGAAGCAAGACTGATAGACGGCTTAGACGGTTACTTTAATCGCTATCATGAATCGGTAGTGTCGGAGTTATGCGGTTATAGTGAGGATGATGGCTTTACTGAAAAAATGATAGATACAGGGTATGTCAGACGCTCGGAGGTAGAGGGTATTAAAGAGGTACTGGGACTTAATAACCGCTCAACTGCTGGAAGAGATTTTGAATACGCCCACATCAAACTTTCGGATGAAACAAGCTTATCAGGTGTTGGTGCTAGCAATGCAGCACATCTTTATGCGTATGAACCTAATTCCAAATGTGCAAAACTGGTTAAACGTGTGTTAGCAGGTGACCAAAGAGCTATATCAGAGCTAGAACTATTAGATCTGCAAAGTGAGTCTAATTACTGTGGCTATAGCGAATAATAAAGTTAGTGAGTATGTAAAGGGCAGGCGTTATGCGTCTGCCCTTTTTTGTGCTGGCACGTATCAGCGCTGGCAAAGGTGAAAAAGTTATTAAATATGGAACCAAGCAGCCAAAAAGCGGTGAAAGCGGAACCAATAATAGCGAAATATCTTTTGGTTCCAAAGTGGCAAAGCTATATCTGTAATGGGTCATAGCGGAACCAAAGTAAAATCATGGAACCAGTAAAGTAGGAATTAACGCAACCAATCAAACAAAGCGATAGCAGTCATAAATGGTGGAATCAGGAATCAAAAAACGCGGAATATTTATTGATTCCAAAGTCGCAAACATATGCTAGTAAAGTGCTATAACGGAATCAAGATGGAGTGATGAAATCAGGAATCAAGCTAATGGGGCGTTTACTGATTCCTTAAACAATGCACAACCTCACACTCAAAACAGACTGGCACCGCCACAAAATTAGCCATGGAGTGAGCAGCAAAGCACTTGCAATCAGCGCCGCATACAAGTTCAGTAAATGATCTTATCCACCCTCAACGTGACTACAGGCGCAAATAGCCAACGCTTAGTAATTGACTGCTAAACGCTTAACTTTAAGTGTGAATAGTTGAGCCATGCGAATTGGTGCGAGCATATGCACATAAACGCAGCTAATCACAGTCAGAAATGTGGGCTTTTTTGCGCGCGAAAACGGGTGTTTTTACGCGCAAAAGTGCACATATTGTGTGTATTGTGCAGGTTAGAGTTGTATAGGTGTTCATATTCCGCTCGTTCTCGCGCGCCCTTTGAGCCCTATTGAGCGCAAAAAAATAAACCGCAACGTAGGTATTACGGGACTTTACAGGAAAAACGCGCAAAAAAACGCGCGACAAACGCTTAATTTTAGCGATATAGTGAGCGAAGTTAAATATATCGAGCGAAGTTAGACGTGACCTTAAACATGAGCACAATGCAAATTTGGTGAATGGCAGACACAAAAAAGCCTCCGGATATGGAGGCTGGATTGTCGCTATGTTGATGATAGGTTTTGGTGATTGATAAATTATATCATTAGGCAATAAGCAGTCTTACCAAATTGCAAAGTGTACACTAAGATGTACACGCTAATCATTATTTAATCATTAAACCATTTATTATCAGCTACTTAGCTTTTGAAAATGGTACCAGTGGTCGGACTCGAACCGACACGCTTTTAAAGGCAACGGATTTTGAATCCGTCATGTCTACCAATTCCATCACACTGGCATGTAAGGAGATAACATCTAATGTAGAATAGAGATTATCAAATTGGGCTACAGGGTTAACTCTGTATAGGCTGCGTATTATAGCAGCCTATTTTTAGCCGTCAAGAATTATTTTAAATTATTTTTGATTAACTCGAAAAAATACCTATTATCCAACAAACGCACGTTCAACAGCATAGTCTGCTTGTACACCCATACGTGGTGATACGGTCAAACCAAAATCATCCAAAATGGTTGAAACATCTGCGTTAAATGGCATGCTGCCGCATATCAAAACACGGTCATCTTCTTTATTGATTGGTGGCAATCCAATATCTTCAAAAAGCTTGCCTGATTTCATCAAATCCGTCACACGACCTTGATTTCTAAATTCTTCACGAGTAACGGTAGGATAGTAGATGAATTTTTCGCGATACCATTCGCCAAAGATTTCGTCATTAGGAAGCTCGTTCTCGAACATGTCGCGATAAGCCAAGTCTTCTGCGTTACGTACCCCATGTACCAAAATTATTTTTTCAAAACGCTCATAGACTTCAGGATCACGCGCCAATGCTAAAAACGGTGCCATGCCCGTTCCTGTTGAGAGCATGTATAAATGTTTGCCCGGTAACAAATCATCTAATACAAGCGTACCGGTGGGTTTTTTACTGACCAATAACTCATCGCCAACCTTGATATGCTGTAAGCGTGAGGTCAGAGGGCCGTCTGGAACCTTAATAGAAAAGAATTCCAAATGATCTTCGTAGTTAGGGCTGGCAATTGAGTAAGCGCGTAATAGCGGTCTGCCATCGACAACGATTCCAATCATCGCAAACTCGCCATTACGAAAACGTAAGCCGTCGTCACGAGTGGTTTTGATACTAAATAGAGAGTCATTCCAATGATGAACCTCAGTGACCGTTTCGGTGCGAAGTTTTGACATAAAGTCCTCGTCAATAAGTTGCTATCTGTGTCGTTAAATTAAATGAGTATTAAATATATTTTTTTCAATGTTACATTAAAAATGATAAATGATATTAAAATGATAAAAAGGTATCGAGCATTGATGACGGTATAAATTGTTGTTTTTAAAACATCAATTTTGCAAGCGTTCACTAATATCACATATTCATTGACCAAAATCTGAGCGCTATTCTAACATTTTATGTGATGTTGTCAGTATGTAGAGGTGGCTTGAAGGTCTATAGAAAGGTAAGCAATTAAACGGCTGTCATCGAAGCGCTCGCTCATAATACCAAACTTTAAAATAAAAATCCGTCCAGTAGCAGCGATGCAGCATGATAAAATGGAATATCGTTAGCGAGTAATTTTGTAAGATTGGGCAGTTTTGCTTGATAAAAGAGCACTGTTATTTACGGAGTAGGTTTATGTTTGGTGAAAATGCGTCTCAAAGTGATGGTTATCACGCGCCAATTATTGGCTATCATCGTGCGCCGCTGACGCAAAAATTTGGTGCGCCAAGACAGCCAAACTTGGTAGCACTGACCAGTATTATTGAGATGTTAGCGCCTTATGATGATCCGGCTGCTTTTATTGGTATGGAGGCGTTTAGTCATATTTGGATCAGTTGGCATTTTCATCACAACTATATTAATAAAAACAATAGTCGTGATAAAACAGACACCCGTTTTCGCCCGCAAGTACGTCCTCCTAGGCTCGGTGGTAATCAAAAAATAGGTATATTCGCCAGTCGTAGTATGTATCGACCTTCTGCCTTAGGCTTGTCTGTGGTGAAGCTTGAACGTATTGAGATCGTAGAAGGACGCGTATTACTGGTTATTAGCGGAGCCGATATGATCGATGCCACGCCAATCATCGATGTCAAACCTTATGTCGCTTACAGTGATGCCATTGTGCAGGCAGAAAGTGGCTTTGCCCCATCAGCCCCCATATTGTCGGAAGTAACGATGACTGAATCTGCTCACGAGCAGTTCATGGGTTTGGTGAATATCGAGCAGAACAAACAATGTACCGATAACGCCACTGGGGCAGAGCTTGATACAGTGGCTGCGCATATTCATCAAATACAGCAGCAATTGCTGGTCTCTGATATGGATGCGATTAAAGCGCTTATCGCTCAAGACCCACGTCCAGCCTACCGCCGTGATGATACAAAAACGGCGTTTGTGATGCGTTATAAATCTGTCGATGTGATGTTTCGGTTGATAGAATCAAAGCATTTACAAATAACTGATGTGGTAGAGGTGAGTGTGCAGCGCTAGAATCGCCTCGTCGTACTTATTTATTAGTCGCTTGTGAATGATAGAGTAGCGATTGATAAAGATTTAAACTGACATTTGTCTCTATTTACATTCATATCTTTACCGAAATTCGTTGCCAATAATACAAGAAGAAAAATATGTCTGTTCAAAATTATTCGATAGTGATTGATCTGCGTTGGTGTCTCGATGAGTTGTTGGCAGATAAAGTCATTGATCAGCGCGGTTACAACCTAGTTATTACCAGTCGTCGTGATAAAGCGCAGCATCCATTGATTACCATCAGTGAGTTTGGTTTACCAAATGGTCATGCCCTTGAACCAAACGCTGAGACCAAGTTGACCCTTGCGTGGCTGAATCAGTGGTTGGCTAGCAAAGCAGGTATGATACTGGTTCGTATTGATCCCTTAAAAGTGGATGTCCCTGCTGCGACTCAGTTGATGTCCTTTGAATATGCACGCTCGCAGCATATCTTACCGATTGAAGTGAAGAATGATGAAGTGGTCATTGGGACAGATCAGCCATTTTATACGGACTGGCAAGCAAATATTGAAAAGCTCGTTAAGTCTAGAAACTATCGCACGGTTTATATCAGTCCTGACCAGATTCATCGCTATCGACGAGAGTTCTATCAAGTAACCCAAGCGATTGCTGGGGCAAATAGTGTCCATAAACGGGCGGCAGCGGACGTCACCAATGTCGAGGCATTATTGCAACTGGGTGACAACACCAACCCCGATGCCAATGATCAGCATATCGTTAGAGTGGTTGATTGGCTATTGCAGTACGCTTTTGAGCAACGCGCCAGTGATATTCATCTAGAGCCGCGTCGTGAGACAGGTAAGGTGCGTTTTCGTATTGATGGTGTGCTACATACCGTTTATGAGATGCCGCTAGCAATTATAGTGGCAGTGACGGCACGTATTAAAATCTTAGGTCGACTTAATGTTGCTGAAAAGCGTAAACCGCAAGATGGTCGCCTTAAAACCCGTACACCAAAAGGGTTGGAGACTGAGCTACGTTTATCGACCATGCCAACAGCTTTCGGTGAAAAACTGGTCATGCGAGTGTTTGATCCTGAAGTATTGGTACGCTCATTTGCTCAGCTTGGCTTATCTGGCAAGCAGCTTGAGACATGGCATGAGTTGACTGCCAATCCTAACGGTATTATCTTGGTTACAGGTCCGACAGGCTCAGGAAAAACAACCACTTTATACAGTACGCTCAAGCAGCTAGCCACTGAGCAAGTCAACGTCTGTACGATTGAAGACCCGATTGAGATGATTGAACCAGCCTTTAACCAAATGCAGGTCAATCCTGGCGTCGAGCTGCATTTTGCAGATGGTATTCGCTCATTAATGCGTCAAGACCCTGATATCATTATGGTGGGTGAGATTCGTGATGCCGAAACGGCAAATATGGCAGTACAAGCCTCTCTGACTGGGCATTTGGTACTATCGACATTACATACCAATGATGCGCCAAGCTCGATTACTCGTCTACACGATTTGGGCATCCAGCCGTTTTTAACGTCAGCGACTATTTTAGGAGTGATGGCTCAGCGTTTATTACGGACGCTGTGTCCACACTGTAAGCAAGCAGTAGACGTGGCGCCTGATAGCGAGATTGCCATTCAGTGGCAAGAGTTAGTTCAGCCTTGGCGTGCGTCATTACCTGCTCAAATCTATACGGCACAAGGTTGCGAGCACTGTCGTCACACCGGTTATCAGGGTCGTGTGGGTCTGTACGAAATCATGCCCTTATCCAATGAGTTAAAAAAACTGGTCGCGGCTGATGCCAATTTGGACGTGCTCAAACAGCAAGCCTACCGAGAAGGGGTACAACCACTGCGTTTGTCTGGCGCAAAACGTATTAGCGAAGGAGTGACCACCATAGAAGAGGTGATGCGCGTCGTACCATTGCACTGATTTCAAGTCGTTATGATTTTAAGTAGTTATAAATAGGCTTGATAAATAAGGTACTTTTAATTTACTTGAAAACAGCTGTCTTTAGGGCAATACATACCCATAACATTTTTAATTTTTAACTCAATTTTGCTATTTATCCATTTTTATTAACGAGAGAGTATATGTTTACTGATACCCATTGCCATCTGAATCGTTTAGATTTAACCAAATACGATGGTCAATTGTCTGGCGCAATAGATGCGATGAAAGCCGCTAATGTCACTCGTGCGATGGCGATCATGTGTGATTTTAATGAATATGAAGATATTGCCAAGATTGTTAGCACCTATAATAATGAGACGCTCAATCTGGGTATGAGTGTGGGTATCCATCCTTGTGAAGATATTCAGGTCTTGCAATCAGCGACCGTCGAGCGACTGATAGAGACGGCCAGCAACGATTACGTATGGGCCATAGGAGAGACAGGGCTCGATTATTACTGGTCGACTGAAAACAAAAAAGAGCAACAAGCCAGCCTTGCTCGTCATATTCATGCCAGCCAACATTTAAAGAAACCACTCGTGATACATATGCGTGATGCCAAAAAAAACACCATCGATATCCTAAAAAGTGAGGGCGCTGAACATGGCATTATTCACTGCTTTACTGAAGATTGGGCAACTGCAAAACAGGCATTGGATTTGGGGTTTTATATCTCATTTTCAGGTATTGTAAGCTTTAAGAGTGCTCAAATGATTCAAGACGCGGCACGAAAAATGCCTAAAGACAGAATACTTATCGAAACGGACAGCCCTTATCTAGCGCCCGTACCCAAACGTGGTAGACCGAATGAACCCGCTTATGTACCCTATGTGGCAGCTTATATCGCAGATATGTATGGCTGTAGTGCCGAAGAGGTAGGCAAACTAACTGCAAAAAACTTTGAAAATTTACTGGCACAGTATCATTAAAATCGTTATGCTATGACCAATCAGTCATTTATCAGCTAGCCTTGAAACTTCAAGTGCTAAGCCATTCAAATGACAAGTATAACCTTATGGTCGTTAGTCACTATTTCGCAAATATAAGCATATCCTCTGTTGTCGTTTTTGAGCCGTCTTTGTATAGATTTATACTTGCATTGCCCATACTCTAATCCAAACAACGGTCGTATGTCCAATCTTGTCAGGTTTTAGGAGATATTATGAGTCGTCAGCACCAATTCAAAGCACGAGAAGAGAATATCTTAGCGATGGCAGAGCAACTGCTACTTGAGTCGGGCGATGGTGATATCACTTTAGACAGTTTGGCAGACCAGCTTGATTTGGCTAAAGGCACACTATATAAGCATTTTTCCAGTAAAGATGAGCTTTATTTGCGTATTATTATTCGTTATGAGGAGCAGCTGTTTGCGATTAACCGTATTGACGACTGTCCATCGGCAGGCGTGGCACGAATGATTTTTCAGCAGCTATTTAATCCACAAAAAGCGATGTTACTCAATCAAATTGAAGAACGCTTGGCGGCATCGGTGACGGGTCTCAATCGCTTGTTTGGCGAGTTATATGATATTCGCCGTCAACGTATGAAGCGTTTAATTGACATCATTAGTGCTTATCTAAAAGACGAGCACAGTAGCCTAAGTACTCGTGATTATTTATCTTCTATTTGGGCAATGGGGCAAGGTGGAGCAGGGTTGTTGAACTCGAGCTTCTATCAGCGTTATTTGGGTCGCCGTGATACCCTACGTTATGCTTTTGTGCAGCAAATGCTTGAACTGCCGAGCCACTATCCTGCTCATGAGGATGAAGTGATGGATGAGGACATGCAAGAGCTGGTAGAGCAAATCGATACTGAGTCAGAAGAGCACCGCAACACCAGTTACTAATATCTTTTTTAACGCGTTAATCATATAAATGAGCGCGTGCAAGAATCTGTGTCGTCGTACAGGCTATGGCGACACATGCTATTCTGTTCTTTTAGCGTACTGCTACTCATACCATTGTATACACAACAACCTGCTTATTATGGGCTTATAGGTGCAATATGACGGTCACTGCCAAGATCCAGTCCAGCTCAGCGACCAGTGACTATACTGCCTTAATCCATAAAAGTCTGTCATATGATACAACAGTTATCAATCCGTTAGATTGTCCTTATTCTGATAAACACTCTTTGCAAAAAAATCCTTACGCGCCTGCTTCTCGTCTGCTTTACTTGCCACGTTCACAATCAGGGTTTACTTTGGTTGAGATTGTCGTTGTCGTGGTTATTTTATCCATCTTTGCTGGCATGATGAGCTTATCCGTTGGTAGTAGTGAATCTCGCAAAAACCGCGCATTTTATGAACATCTTACCGATTCATTAAGTTATGTTCGACTGTTATCGGCGGAGCGTATGCAACCAATGGGTCTAAGCTTGCAAGCTGATAAGCAAGGTCAGGTAGCGCCTGTGATTGTCACTTTATCAAACGCTTATATTGCTTATCAAACACCTGAAATCACCTCCAATAGTATGGACAGTCGTCCTAAAAACGCGATGGAATTATCGTCAGACCTGACAGGTATGTCCGGTATGATTGGTGAACAACAGCCTACGCCGAGCTGGGAAGTTGAGCCAGAGGTCAGCTTGCCTGAGTTGCCTACTGGCGTCATTCTGCGGATACAGAGTTTGGATTCTAGTAACGTATCAAATGCTAATCAAAATCAGACACTACAACCTTGGTTTGCCAGTCAAGCCGTACCACAGATATTATGGTTTGGTACTGGGCAAGCGACACCAGTGACTATTGAAGTGATTCATGATTCGCGTTTGGTGGGGGAGGTGATTACGATTATGCCTGATGGTAGTATGATGATCGGGCAGGAGTTATAATTGATGGCTCCTTTATCCAAATCATCTCCTGCTGTTATCAAGAAAGCATCTTCTAAATCCAAACACGAGCGTGGCTTTACTCTGATCGAAGTCATGGTTGCCTTAGCCATTTTGGCAGTGGTTGCTGTTGCTGCGAGCCGTGCAAGTAGTGCATATCTCAGCTCTGTCGATACATTGCGTACTCGCACGCTGGCCCACTTCGTCGCACAAAATGCTGCGGCCGATTTACATATTCAAAAGACATGGCTAACTGCAAATCGTACACAGACAATCAATGCTCAAGGTCGTGATTGGCAAGTGGTGATGACAGTCAGTAATGCCATCACGCCTGCATTGAAAAAAGTAAATATTGCTGTTGCCCCTATGGTGGAAGGACAGACGCGTAACGTCGTGACAGATATTGATGTGATCTTAAGCAATCCTGAGCAAGACATGGGCAGTTTGGATCTGGGTAATATGGGTAGTCAGAGCGCAGGTACGTCAGGACAAATAGGGGACAGCCTATGAAGCATCAGCATGGATTCACTCTGCTTGAGCTCATGGTTGCTATGGCTATATTTGCCATGCTAGCGGTAGCAGGATGGCAAGTGTTTGATAGTGTCAATCGCGCTCGTGAGCGGGCACAATTTCATGCCGATAATTTGGCTGTGTTGCAATATGCCTATTTGCAGTTGCAGCAAGACATGAGTCAGATCATCCCTTACCAAGCAGTTGATACTCAATCAGATAATATTGCAAATAACAGTCTCAATGCGGATAGCCAAGCCAACGAGAAAGCGCCAGAGCCTTTTATGAGTTTGGATGGTGAGCATGTCAGCTTTGTACGCTATGCCG
This is a stretch of genomic DNA from Psychrobacter alimentarius. It encodes these proteins:
- a CDS encoding GIY-YIG nuclease family protein; translated protein: MLETKKPSEKPIVMIKLDDIYQSREYKTLDDIFSNDSTGLLDDIKPITKSSANNSVLTQQFNDINNFLDKHGRFPSSSASDINEKILARLLTTIQANNSSSQELFGLDKHGLLATQNTTSTLPEQPILSDINVSNEEDNTAKKQAPIKETEAVIEAVSEPPVINSLDDIFNSDDLGIFDNIHSEILVNDHQSNTRASYDQYNDEDIASRFECKDFYKFEATFERISKAIQTGAFTKTNFSSVKAINIGSVFVLNGMLCYVANIYKAEARKNVRSQERLRLIFSNGTESNMLTYSLATAQYKYENSYQLLITDPDWMDDELAKKFGDDRQLTGVIYVAKLTETPNTLAHYKHLHKVGFSTLTGEARTKHSVRDTAFLQQPVDIIAEWQVYDANARSVEGVLHAFFYDQRVKVSLKAANDNLYKATEWFNVPLDEIEKAINLVIAGDIKNYRMDGAAGKVVPN
- the tsaA gene encoding tRNA (N6-threonylcarbamoyladenosine(37)-N6)-methyltransferase TrmO — protein: MFGENASQSDGYHAPIIGYHRAPLTQKFGAPRQPNLVALTSIIEMLAPYDDPAAFIGMEAFSHIWISWHFHHNYINKNNSRDKTDTRFRPQVRPPRLGGNQKIGIFASRSMYRPSALGLSVVKLERIEIVEGRVLLVISGADMIDATPIIDVKPYVAYSDAIVQAESGFAPSAPILSEVTMTESAHEQFMGLVNIEQNKQCTDNATGAELDTVAAHIHQIQQQLLVSDMDAIKALIAQDPRPAYRRDDTKTAFVMRYKSVDVMFRLIESKHLQITDVVEVSVQR
- the gspI gene encoding type II secretion system minor pseudopilin GspI, with product MAPLSKSSPAVIKKASSKSKHERGFTLIEVMVALAILAVVAVAASRASSAYLSSVDTLRTRTLAHFVAQNAAADLHIQKTWLTANRTQTINAQGRDWQVVMTVSNAITPALKKVNIAVAPMVEGQTRNVVTDIDVILSNPEQDMGSLDLGNMGSQSAGTSGQIGDSL
- a CDS encoding prepilin-type N-terminal cleavage/methylation domain-containing protein, whose protein sequence is MTVTAKIQSSSATSDYTALIHKSLSYDTTVINPLDCPYSDKHSLQKNPYAPASRLLYLPRSQSGFTLVEIVVVVVILSIFAGMMSLSVGSSESRKNRAFYEHLTDSLSYVRLLSAERMQPMGLSLQADKQGQVAPVIVTLSNAYIAYQTPEITSNSMDSRPKNAMELSSDLTGMSGMIGEQQPTPSWEVEPEVSLPELPTGVILRIQSLDSSNVSNANQNQTLQPWFASQAVPQILWFGTGQATPVTIEVIHDSRLVGEVITIMPDGSMMIGQEL
- a CDS encoding GspE/PulE family protein; the encoded protein is MSVQNYSIVIDLRWCLDELLADKVIDQRGYNLVITSRRDKAQHPLITISEFGLPNGHALEPNAETKLTLAWLNQWLASKAGMILVRIDPLKVDVPAATQLMSFEYARSQHILPIEVKNDEVVIGTDQPFYTDWQANIEKLVKSRNYRTVYISPDQIHRYRREFYQVTQAIAGANSVHKRAAADVTNVEALLQLGDNTNPDANDQHIVRVVDWLLQYAFEQRASDIHLEPRRETGKVRFRIDGVLHTVYEMPLAIIVAVTARIKILGRLNVAEKRKPQDGRLKTRTPKGLETELRLSTMPTAFGEKLVMRVFDPEVLVRSFAQLGLSGKQLETWHELTANPNGIILVTGPTGSGKTTTLYSTLKQLATEQVNVCTIEDPIEMIEPAFNQMQVNPGVELHFADGIRSLMRQDPDIIMVGEIRDAETANMAVQASLTGHLVLSTLHTNDAPSSITRLHDLGIQPFLTSATILGVMAQRLLRTLCPHCKQAVDVAPDSEIAIQWQELVQPWRASLPAQIYTAQGCEHCRHTGYQGRVGLYEIMPLSNELKKLVAADANLDVLKQQAYREGVQPLRLSGAKRISEGVTTIEEVMRVVPLH
- a CDS encoding ferredoxin--NADP reductase, with product MSKLRTETVTEVHHWNDSLFSIKTTRDDGLRFRNGEFAMIGIVVDGRPLLRAYSIASPNYEDHLEFFSIKVPDGPLTSRLQHIKVGDELLVSKKPTGTLVLDDLLPGKHLYMLSTGTGMAPFLALARDPEVYERFEKIILVHGVRNAEDLAYRDMFENELPNDEIFGEWYREKFIYYPTVTREEFRNQGRVTDLMKSGKLFEDIGLPPINKEDDRVLICGSMPFNADVSTILDDFGLTVSPRMGVQADYAVERAFVG
- a CDS encoding TetR/AcrR family transcriptional regulator, with amino-acid sequence MSRQHQFKAREENILAMAEQLLLESGDGDITLDSLADQLDLAKGTLYKHFSSKDELYLRIIIRYEEQLFAINRIDDCPSAGVARMIFQQLFNPQKAMLLNQIEERLAASVTGLNRLFGELYDIRRQRMKRLIDIISAYLKDEHSSLSTRDYLSSIWAMGQGGAGLLNSSFYQRYLGRRDTLRYAFVQQMLELPSHYPAHEDEVMDEDMQELVEQIDTESEEHRNTSY
- a CDS encoding TatD family hydrolase, whose amino-acid sequence is MFTDTHCHLNRLDLTKYDGQLSGAIDAMKAANVTRAMAIMCDFNEYEDIAKIVSTYNNETLNLGMSVGIHPCEDIQVLQSATVERLIETASNDYVWAIGETGLDYYWSTENKKEQQASLARHIHASQHLKKPLVIHMRDAKKNTIDILKSEGAEHGIIHCFTEDWATAKQALDLGFYISFSGIVSFKSAQMIQDAARKMPKDRILIETDSPYLAPVPKRGRPNEPAYVPYVAAYIADMYGCSAEEVGKLTAKNFENLLAQYH